Proteins from a genomic interval of Rhodothermales bacterium:
- a CDS encoding carboxypeptidase-like regulatory domain-containing protein, protein MLLLAGPVVGQARIEGRVTDMASGEGVADVHVFVSGSQAGAVTGPEGRFLLQGVPLGANRIVVSSVGYLSQAHDVVVRRPIRFELDFVLEARVVPLQEIVVTGERDPAWDAQLRRFERAFLGHEEQAEHIRILNPEVLTFRDRDGRLQATASAPLQIENRALGYHILYFLRVFDHKGRQTRQEGEALFSPLETDDDGEAVRWVEARKAAYLGSSRHFLRALFAGTTREAGFFMYTSETPRPPGQSTPYEVNRAAPFRTPQFALEPAGLTRSGPSARERYLAFDDYVEVVYTRDTETRAYRAWQGLPEPTLDEHQRSWLTLSRDSVLVDMDGSVINPYGVVYYGYMAFERLADVVPKEYRPGS, encoded by the coding sequence ATGCTACTTCTTGCCGGGCCGGTGGTGGGTCAGGCACGCATAGAGGGCAGGGTCACCGATATGGCCTCCGGCGAAGGCGTAGCGGATGTGCACGTGTTTGTGTCCGGATCTCAGGCCGGGGCAGTCACCGGCCCCGAAGGCAGATTCCTCCTGCAGGGCGTGCCGTTGGGGGCCAACCGCATCGTGGTCTCATCGGTAGGCTATCTCTCCCAGGCGCACGATGTCGTGGTCCGACGCCCCATCCGGTTCGAGCTCGATTTTGTTCTCGAGGCGCGCGTCGTCCCGTTGCAGGAGATCGTGGTGACCGGGGAGCGCGACCCAGCCTGGGATGCGCAGCTCCGGCGGTTCGAGCGCGCATTTCTTGGCCACGAAGAGCAGGCCGAGCACATTCGCATCCTGAACCCGGAAGTGCTCACGTTCCGGGACCGGGACGGTCGCCTGCAGGCCACCGCGTCCGCGCCGCTGCAGATTGAGAACCGGGCGCTGGGCTACCACATTCTCTATTTCCTGCGCGTGTTTGACCACAAAGGCAGACAGACCCGGCAGGAGGGGGAAGCGCTCTTCTCACCCCTGGAGACGGATGATGACGGTGAGGCCGTGCGATGGGTGGAGGCGCGCAAGGCGGCGTACCTGGGATCATCACGGCACTTCCTGAGAGCATTGTTCGCTGGCACAACCCGTGAGGCCGGCTTTTTCATGTACACCTCCGAGACCCCCAGGCCGCCCGGGCAGTCTACCCCGTATGAGGTGAACCGGGCTGCACCCTTCAGGACGCCACAATTCGCCCTCGAGCCCGCCGGCCTGACCAGATCCGGGCCCTCGGCTCGTGAGCGCTACCTGGCCTTCGACGACTACGTAGAAGTGGTCTACACCCGCGACACGGAAACGCGGGCCTATCGCGCCTGGCAGGGGCTGCCCGAGCCGACTCTGGACGAGCACCAGCGCTCGTGGCTGACGCTCTCCAGGGATTCCGTACTTGTAGACATGGACGGCAGCGTGATCAATCCGTACGGGGTGGTTTACTACGGCTACATGGCGTTCGAGCGCCTGGCCGATGTGGTACCGAAGGAATACCGTCCAGGAAGCTAG